GTGGCGGCATTACCAACTGCATACTGAATTACCGTTATGTGTTTGGCGATTCCAAGAGCAAGAAAAAGAGTGTAGCCTGGCGCTATTTTATCATCTGGGGTATCAGCTGGATGCTCAATTCGGGCGGCACTATCGCCCTGACCGAATTTCTGAATGCGCACGAACATATTCAGCTGCATTATATGATTCCGAAGAGTATTGTATCTCTGCTGGTAGCGATATTCGTTAACTATCCCGGACAGAAGAAATTTGTTTTTAAGCAGTAATAACCATATCAGATGGGGGCAGTATTCAGTATGTGCCCTCATCTTTTTTGTATCCTGTTTTTTGTATTCTGGCAGGTAATCTGTTGGCATTGGGACATAAAAAAGAGTTTGGATTGTCTCCCGACATTCCAAACCCACGCTTGTTTCTAACTAACTTATTATCAACTATTCATTACTTTTCAGTTTGCAAAAATACGAGTTTTTTTCTTATAAAATAAATTTTTTCAAAAAAATAATAACGTAAACGTTTGCGTTTTCGAAAGAAATTGTTATCTTTGCAAAGAATTCACTAACTTTGCTGTCGGAAAGACAAAATATGCAGAATTTGTGGATACAAAAATGTATGTCTATAAAGCGTAAACTAACAAATGAAACAACGAAGAACATCTTTAAAAGACCTCGCCGATCAACTTGGCGTCAGCATAGCAACTGTATCTAGAGCCCTGCGAAACAGCCATGAAGTGGGTGAGGAGATGACTCAAAAGGTGAAAAGCCTTGCCAAGGAGCTCAATTATCGACCAAACCCCTTTGCACAGAGCCTCAGAAAAGAAGCACCTAGGGTGATTGGTGTAATTGTGCCAAACCTGGTGACTCATTATTATGCTGCCGTGCTGGATGGTATAGAAGATTATGCCGTAAGAAATGGCTACTCGGTAATCAGCGCCAATAGCCACGAGAATACAGAACACGAGAAGAGAGCGGTAGAAAACTTCCTGAACATGCATGTAGAAGGCATCATCGCCTGCCTGGCACAGGATACGGTCGACTATTCTCATTTCGAGCAGTTGCATAAGATGGGAGTTCCACTGGTGTTCTTTGCCCGTTGTTGCTTAGAAGATAAGTTCTCCCAGGTAGTAGGCAATGGTGATGTTGCCGCCCAGGAGGCTACCCAGCATATGATAGATACCGGTTCGCGCCGCATCGCCTTTATCGGCGGTCCAAACCATCTTGATATGGTGCGCCGCAGAAAACATGGTTATCTGGAGGCTCTGAGAGAGAACCGCATCCCTATCGACCGTGACCTCGTAGTCTGCGACAGAATCGATTTCGATGTAGCCCGAAACGCTACCCTCCGTCTCCTCGAAAAGGAGGACAGACCTGATGCCATTCTCGCCTTTAACGACATAATCACCTATGCCGCCTTCGATGCTATCAAGGAAAAAGGGCTCCGCATACCAGAGGATGTTGCTATCATCGGTTTTACCGATGGTGATACTGCTGCCTTCGTTACGCCGAAACTCTCGGCTATCATGGACAAGGCACACGAACAGGGAACCACAGCCTGCGATCTTCTCATGAGAAGTATCAATGGTGATGAAAAAATCTACAAGAAAGTGGTACCGATGATACTGAAAATACGCGAAAGTTCTGAAAAAAACGACGTGAAATAAAACCTATTATAGATATAAATATCTATTCAGATAAATATATAATAAACCTACGATTATGATGATAAAAAAACAAAACTACTTGAAACATGCCATCGTGCTGTTTCTGCTCTTGCTGCTCATGCAGCCGGAGAGGGCATGGGCTGCCTATGAAAACGTAGAATTCAGCAGCCTCACCAATCATGATGGACTTACTAACAGTCAGGTGGGTGCCATTCTCAAGGACACCAGAGGCTACATCTGGTTCGGTACCCAGTCGGGACTGTGCCGCTTTGACGGCTTCCGTATGAAAACTTTCTATTATAGCAACACTGATGATAAGTCGCTGCCTAACAATTCGGTAGATGAACTTCAGCAAGACTATGATGGAAATATCTGGGTGCATACCTCTGTGGGTTACAGCATCTACAAATATGATGAAGAGCAGTTTGAGCGCAAACCGGAAGAATGGCTCAAAAACATCCATGTGCAGGGACCTCCTTACAAACTCCTGATAGATAAGGATAAGAACATGTGGATAGCTGTCTACGGACAGGGACTCTTCTTTCATAATGCCAAGACCAAAAATACTTATCTTTTTAAATTTACCAAAAAGGCTCAGCCGGGCTGTCTGAAAGAGGGAAATATCAGTAAAATAACCGAGGTTGACGGCGATGCGCTCATTACCTATGGTGATGGTACAATCTGCCGTGTCAACGGACAGAAACAGAAGGTTCTCTGGTACAATTCCTTCCTTGCCACCCATAAAGCTGCCGGTGATAATGGTGCCTATACTTTCTATGATGGTATAGGTGGTTTCTGGGTTTCAGTAAGTAGTGCCAATTACGTGTATCAGTCAAAGACCGGGAAATGGACCGATGCCCGTTCTTATCTTGAGAACATGGGCATTCATATTCCTTGCCCAACCCGTATTCTGATGCGTGATATTGCCCGCGATAAGGCAGGCAATCTCTGGGTGGCTTCCGACCATAACGGTCTCTTCTTTGTTGATTTCAAACGCAAAATCTGCCGTCAGTATGTTCATTCCGAAGCAAAGGGAAGTATCATTGACAATTCCCTGCAGAAGGTTTATGTGGATGATGAGGGAGCTATCTGGGTAGGTAGTTACAAGAACGGCGTGGCTTATTATTCGCCTGCTGCTCAGAAATTCACAACTATTCCGCTTGGTGATGTGTGCACAATCACACAGGATCTGAATGGAAATCTCTGGTGCGGAACCAATGATAGCGGTATTGTATGCTACAGTCCGCTTACCGGACAGAGTCGGCGATTCTCACAGGCTGAAACTGGTTTGGCTTCGGATATTATCGTCAGCAGCGTAACCATGAGTGATGGTACGATGTATTTCGGTACCTTCAATGGTGGACTTGCCCAATATAAAAACGGCAGATGGAAGAGTTTTCAGGCAGCTCCTGGCGGACTTGCCAATAATAGCGTCTGGTGTCTTGCCGAAGATCCGTATCATCGCCTGATTATCGGAACCTTGGGCTCAGGCTTCCAGATTTATAATCCTGAAAGTGGTAAGTTTACAACCTACAATGTTCAGAATTCAGGTATTACCAGCGATTTTATCAACTCGCTCTTCCTGCCGAATAAAGATGAAATTCTGATAGGTCATTCGCAGAACTATTCTATCTTTAATTTCGGAACCCGAAAGGTAACCAATGTGAATACAACCAAGGACGGACAGCCTTTCCCTAGTCCTTCCCTGAATTACATGATGAAGGATAGCCGAGGCATCTTGTGGATAGCTTCGCCTGCGGGCGTCACCATGTATGATGAGGCTTCAGGACAGTTGGAGTCAATCAATGACCTCAATGGTACGCAGGGCACGGTAGGCTGTATGGTGCTCGAAGATAAGCAGCATAACATCTGGCTGGTTTCTGAATTTATCGTTACCCGTGTTACGCTGACCAAGAACAACCAGGGCAAATGGGACATTACGATGATCAGCTTCAATTCGCTCGATGGCTTGCAGAGCCGCCAGTTTAACCAGCGTTCTGCCTGTCTGATGAGAAATGGAGCCATCGCCATCGGTGGACAGGATGGTATTAATATCATCAATCCTGCCAAGATCCTTCCTGCCCAGAAACATGCACATGTCTTGTTCAGCGGTTTCGTACTTTTCGATCATCCGCTGAAGGCAGGTGAGGAGTTTGAGGGAAGAGTGCCTCTGGAAAAATCGCTCGATACTCATCCTGAACTGGATCTCAGTTATAAGGACAAGGCGTTTACCATACAGTTTGCTTCTGACCAGGTAAGTATTCCTGCCCGTTGCCGTTTCCTCTATCGCATGAAGGGACTTGATGACAAATGGATGCTGACACCTGAGGGACGTCCGGAGGCTACCTTTACCAATCTCTCTTCAGGCAGCTATGTTCTGGAGGCAAAGGTGGTGAATGCTGATGGTAGTGTGAGCGAAGAGGTGAGCACGCTGAAGATTTATATTCATCCGCCTTTCTATCTCTCTATCTGGGCGTTCATCGTATATATTATATTAATAGGTGTAGCTTTCTATCTCTACCGTAAACGTATGCTCGAAAAGCAACGTGTAAAATTCGAACTCCAGAGCAAGGAAGACAGTATCAAGAAGACTAAGGAGTTGAATGAACTCAAACTCAACTTCTTTACCAATGTGAGCCACGAACTCCGTACTCCGCTCACCCTGATTATCTCGCCGCTGGTCAATATGATTAGAGAAGAAAGAGATGAAAGTAAACGCAGAAAGCTGGAGATGATTCATCGCAATGCTACCCGTTTGCTCAATCTGGTAAACCAGATTCTCGACTTCCGCAAGATAGACCAGAATAAGGAAAAACTTACCCTGTCGCATATCGACATCGTGAGCTTCGTTGACAATATCTGTACTTCGTTCCGTACTTTGGCAAACAGCAAAGTAACGCTTGCCTTCTATTCTACGGTGCCTAGTCTGCAGATGTCGTTTGATGCTGATAAGGTAGGAAAAATCGTGAACAACCTCTTGAGCAATGCCTATAAGTTTACGCCAGATGGAGGATTTATCACCGTTTCTCTGAGTGTTGCACTCCACCAGCGTGTAGGAGACAAGGATTCGGATATGCTCCGCATCTCAGTATCTGATACTGGCAAGGGCATCAGCGATAAGGAGAAGGAACATGTGTTTGAGCGTTTCTATCAGGTCAATGGCACTGAAATGCAACCACAGGGTGGTAGCGGAATAGGTTTGAACCTGGTAAAGAAGTTTGCCGAACTGCATGGCGGTAAAGTAGATGTTACAGATAATCCAAGCGGAGGAACCATCTTTATGGTAGACCTTCCGATAGAGAGCAGTACCACCTCTAATTCAACGGCACATCTCGGTTCCTTGCGAGCAGCACCTATCATAACCACGGTGCATCAGGCTACTGATGAGGATCCGGATGCAGGTAAGAACGTTCTCTACGGAATGAGTAAACATGCGCATCAGCCAGGAGAATCGATGATCAAGAAGCCGGTAGTGCTCCTCGTTGACGACAGTGAGGACTTCCGTGAGTTTATGAACGAAGTATTGACAGACTATACGGTTGTTGAGGCTGTCAATGGTCAGGATGCCTGGAACAAGATCATCGACCGTCGTCCAGACCTCATCCTGAGCGATGTGATGATGCCTGTGATGGATGGTAACGAACTCTGCCGGATGTGTAAGGACAATGACGAAACAACAGCCATACCTTTCATCATGCTCTCGGCCCGTATGGGAGATGAGCAGCGCAAGGAAAGTCTGAAGTGTGGTGCTGACGAGTATATTGCCAAACCATTCGATATTGATATGTTGAATCTCTGTATTCTGAACCTCTTGAAGAAACGCAAGAATGTGAGCACAGAATATGTAATAACAGAGGCCGACCGCAAATTTATAGATGAGGTGAATGCTTATATCCGCGATCATATGAGCAATCCTGAAACATCGGTAGAATCGCTCAGTACTCATCTTTGCATTTCACGCGTACAATTATATAAACGCATGATTTCGCTGACGGGTATTACACCTTCTGAGTATCTCAGAACCAAGCGTATCAAATTTGCAGAGCATCTGCTGCGCTCGGGCGACTTGAACATCAGTGAAATAGCCTATAAGGTGGGATTCAATAATCCACGTTATTTCACTAAATACTTCCAAGACACGTATGGCGTTACGCCGTCTCAATATCGTAAGAATCTGTCAGAATCAGAGTAGTTTACGCTTCTAGTTAACATTTTATACACATACAGATAACATTTGCGCACAAAGATACGGGAAATTTCTCGTATCTTTGCCGCAAATTTTTAAACTTTCCTTTAAACGTATAAAATGAGACTAACTAAAACATTATTGATTTCAGCAGTGCTGCTGATGAGTGCCACAGGTATGCAGGCAGCAGGTTTCAACCAGAATGGTAATTATCTCACTGTTCAGTTGAAGCAACACCAGAATTTTGGTCCTAGTCAGATTCGCCTCCAGGTGGTGAGCGATAAGATTATCCGTGTTCAGGCTACAGCCGAACAGAGTTTCCGTAACAAACAGAGTCTGATAATAGTGCCTCAAAACAGCAAGGCAAATTATAAGGTGGAAGAGCAGGGAGACAATCTCATCATTACCACAGCAGCCATGCGTGCTGTCATGAACGAGGCTACGGGTCAGATTACCTTCTATGACCTGAAAGACAATGTCCTTCTCAATGAGGTTGCTCAGGGCGGAAAGACATTCAAGCCGTTCACTGTGCCTGACCGTGAAATCGGTGTAGACATTGCCAAGGTTCCTGAAGCACAGAAGCATGGATGGTCATGGCGTGCGCTCTTCAACTCTCCTGATAACGAGGCGTTCTATGGTCTCGGACAGCATCAGAGTGAGGAACTCAACATGAAGGGCAAGAACGAAGACCTCTTCCAGTATAATACCAAGGTGAGTGTGCCTTTCGTCATCTCTAATAAAAACTACGGCATCCTCTGGGATTCTTATTCTTATTGCCGTTGGGGTAATCCGGAAGATTATCTCCAGCTCAACCGTGCCTTCAAACTCTATGATAAGGATGGTAAGGAAGGTCAGCTGACAGGTACTTATGTGGATAAGAATGGTCAAAAGATTGTTCGAGGCGAAGATAGCATTTACTTTGAGTATGCAATGCCTGAGACTTCTGAGATTTGCAACAAGACAGATAAGGGCGGTATTCAGAACCTGCCAAAGGGTTTTGCACTGAATGGCTCCAAGGTGGTGTATGAGGGTTATGTGGAAGCTCCAAGTAACAGCTTCTATCAGTTTATCCTCTATTATGCCGGCTATATGAAGATTTATATCAATGGCAAACTGGTTGTGCCTGAGCGCTGGCGTACAGCATGGAATCCGAACTCTTATAAGTTTGAAACTCCTATCAAGAAGGGCGTAAAGACTCCAATCCGTATCGAGTGGCAGCCTGATGGTGATGTTTCCTATTGCGGACTTCGCGTAGCAGCTCCTCGTTCTGAGGCTGAGAAGAACCAGTTGAGCATCTGGAGTGAGATGTCGCCGGATATGGACTATTATTTCATCGCCGGTCAGAATCTCGATGAGGTGATTTCCGGTTACCGTACGCTTACCGGCAAGGCTTCGCTTTATCCTAAATGGACCCTCGGTTTCTGGCAGAGCCGTGAGCGCTATCAGAGCAGCAAGGACATCAAGGACAACATGAAGAAGTTCCGCGACCTGCATATTCCTGTAGACAATATCGTTCAGGACTGGAACTACTGGAAACTG
This Segatella copri DSM 18205 DNA region includes the following protein-coding sequences:
- a CDS encoding GtrA family protein gives rise to the protein MGKIKEELVTFGKAELTASCASVVDFGLAFFLSDIIGIYYGLANALGVISGGITNCILNYRYVFGDSKSKKKSVAWRYFIIWGISWMLNSGGTIALTEFLNAHEHIQLHYMIPKSIVSLLVAIFVNYPGQKKFVFKQ
- a CDS encoding LacI family DNA-binding transcriptional regulator, whose protein sequence is MKQRRTSLKDLADQLGVSIATVSRALRNSHEVGEEMTQKVKSLAKELNYRPNPFAQSLRKEAPRVIGVIVPNLVTHYYAAVLDGIEDYAVRNGYSVISANSHENTEHEKRAVENFLNMHVEGIIACLAQDTVDYSHFEQLHKMGVPLVFFARCCLEDKFSQVVGNGDVAAQEATQHMIDTGSRRIAFIGGPNHLDMVRRRKHGYLEALRENRIPIDRDLVVCDRIDFDVARNATLRLLEKEDRPDAILAFNDIITYAAFDAIKEKGLRIPEDVAIIGFTDGDTAAFVTPKLSAIMDKAHEQGTTACDLLMRSINGDEKIYKKVVPMILKIRESSEKNDVK
- a CDS encoding hybrid sensor histidine kinase/response regulator transcription factor gives rise to the protein MMIKKQNYLKHAIVLFLLLLLMQPERAWAAYENVEFSSLTNHDGLTNSQVGAILKDTRGYIWFGTQSGLCRFDGFRMKTFYYSNTDDKSLPNNSVDELQQDYDGNIWVHTSVGYSIYKYDEEQFERKPEEWLKNIHVQGPPYKLLIDKDKNMWIAVYGQGLFFHNAKTKNTYLFKFTKKAQPGCLKEGNISKITEVDGDALITYGDGTICRVNGQKQKVLWYNSFLATHKAAGDNGAYTFYDGIGGFWVSVSSANYVYQSKTGKWTDARSYLENMGIHIPCPTRILMRDIARDKAGNLWVASDHNGLFFVDFKRKICRQYVHSEAKGSIIDNSLQKVYVDDEGAIWVGSYKNGVAYYSPAAQKFTTIPLGDVCTITQDLNGNLWCGTNDSGIVCYSPLTGQSRRFSQAETGLASDIIVSSVTMSDGTMYFGTFNGGLAQYKNGRWKSFQAAPGGLANNSVWCLAEDPYHRLIIGTLGSGFQIYNPESGKFTTYNVQNSGITSDFINSLFLPNKDEILIGHSQNYSIFNFGTRKVTNVNTTKDGQPFPSPSLNYMMKDSRGILWIASPAGVTMYDEASGQLESINDLNGTQGTVGCMVLEDKQHNIWLVSEFIVTRVTLTKNNQGKWDITMISFNSLDGLQSRQFNQRSACLMRNGAIAIGGQDGINIINPAKILPAQKHAHVLFSGFVLFDHPLKAGEEFEGRVPLEKSLDTHPELDLSYKDKAFTIQFASDQVSIPARCRFLYRMKGLDDKWMLTPEGRPEATFTNLSSGSYVLEAKVVNADGSVSEEVSTLKIYIHPPFYLSIWAFIVYIILIGVAFYLYRKRMLEKQRVKFELQSKEDSIKKTKELNELKLNFFTNVSHELRTPLTLIISPLVNMIREERDESKRRKLEMIHRNATRLLNLVNQILDFRKIDQNKEKLTLSHIDIVSFVDNICTSFRTLANSKVTLAFYSTVPSLQMSFDADKVGKIVNNLLSNAYKFTPDGGFITVSLSVALHQRVGDKDSDMLRISVSDTGKGISDKEKEHVFERFYQVNGTEMQPQGGSGIGLNLVKKFAELHGGKVDVTDNPSGGTIFMVDLPIESSTTSNSTAHLGSLRAAPIITTVHQATDEDPDAGKNVLYGMSKHAHQPGESMIKKPVVLLVDDSEDFREFMNEVLTDYTVVEAVNGQDAWNKIIDRRPDLILSDVMMPVMDGNELCRMCKDNDETTAIPFIMLSARMGDEQRKESLKCGADEYIAKPFDIDMLNLCILNLLKKRKNVSTEYVITEADRKFIDEVNAYIRDHMSNPETSVESLSTHLCISRVQLYKRMISLTGITPSEYLRTKRIKFAEHLLRSGDLNISEIAYKVGFNNPRYFTKYFQDTYGVTPSQYRKNLSESE